Proteins found in one Brachyspira murdochii DSM 12563 genomic segment:
- the pfkB gene encoding 1-phosphofructokinase produces MIYTVTLNPAVDYYMDMNKLEEGELNKVNNSYTLAGGKGINVSKVLKNFGIESMALGFCGGFTGEYIRADLNKYGIKDNFILLEEDTRINVKIKTEKKETEIMGKSPKILEKNIEALLSIIDNIADNDILVLSGSVPSSVKEDIYKDIINKTKSKNNVRVIVDSRENAFKIAVKEKVFLTKPNKKELSEYFGKDIRSVYDIIVYAQQLVKDGSENVIVSLGKEGSIIVNKDEAYIGNAPDGELVSSVGAGDAMVAGIVYGISQNLSIIDAYKYAIASGTATAFSEGLATFESMNNLLDKVEVKKINLQ; encoded by the coding sequence ATGATTTACACTGTAACATTAAATCCTGCTGTGGATTACTATATGGATATGAATAAATTGGAAGAAGGTGAACTAAACAAAGTAAATAATTCATATACTTTGGCGGGAGGAAAAGGGATAAATGTTTCTAAAGTATTAAAAAATTTTGGTATTGAATCTATGGCTTTAGGATTTTGCGGAGGATTTACTGGAGAGTATATAAGAGCGGATTTAAATAAGTATGGAATTAAAGATAATTTTATTTTACTTGAAGAAGATACTAGGATAAATGTAAAAATAAAAACTGAAAAAAAAGAAACAGAAATAATGGGGAAATCTCCTAAAATACTTGAGAAAAATATAGAAGCATTACTCTCTATTATTGATAATATAGCAGATAATGATATATTAGTGCTTTCTGGAAGTGTGCCTAGCTCTGTAAAAGAAGATATTTATAAAGATATTATAAACAAAACAAAATCAAAAAATAATGTAAGAGTAATAGTAGATTCAAGAGAGAATGCTTTTAAAATAGCAGTGAAAGAAAAAGTTTTTCTTACTAAGCCTAATAAAAAAGAATTGTCAGAGTATTTTGGAAAGGATATACGTTCTGTATATGATATAATTGTTTATGCTCAGCAATTAGTAAAAGACGGAAGCGAAAATGTTATAGTATCATTAGGGAAGGAAGGCTCTATTATAGTTAATAAAGATGAGGCATATATAGGAAATGCTCCAGATGGAGAGCTTGTAAGTTCTGTGGGTGCTGGTGATGCTATGGTGGCAGGTATTGTATATGGAATAAGCCAAAATTTAAGTATAATTGATGCTTACAAGTATGCTATAGCTTCAGGAACTGCTACTGCTTTTAGTGAAGGGCTTGCAACATTTGAAAGTATGAATAATTTGCTTGATAAAGTAGAAGTAAAAAAGATTAATTTGCAGTAA